A genome region from Micromonospora inyonensis includes the following:
- a CDS encoding putative bifunctional diguanylate cyclase/phosphodiesterase, with protein MSLAPPPRVPVPVPEPAVVAVVLLFVVAGPATPACRAAVATGGLCAVALLHAVGPLPVPGRAPRPAGVRLRAATEAVGLGLGLAFASWMLLPAGAAPVPVRAALVVAAVGISAVLVTAPTDGPSPVGAVVWRAGAVTGQLGLAGLVLLHAYRAPQEATLPVALLTAAGALLTASGARRLARAAPPQRTAPGGLWPRITAPAVIAALAAGYHLVRVGEFDRTEVVLGLAVIPPMVVRELLTVADTRRLGGREARGADEGLQREARDADEGRQREARDADERRRPEPVPDLAGTDHLTGLADRRELRRALTGRRAGTGEPATLLVLDLHGLCAVDDGSGPTAGDRVRVEAARRLRATAGPDDLVARLAGDQFAVVVGSGSVPAYGLALRLLDALTAPYRLPGAYVRLEVSIGLADTAAGSADDVLRQADLARRRASQLGRDRIEWYDVFLEEQLVRRLDLERELAGAVARGELDLVYQPVHGLADRVPVGTEALLRWRSPLLGTVLPAELIPVAVDLGLLGEVGQWVLDRACRQLAAWSAVHPSLWMAVNVTPEELTAADVVTRVADTLARYGVPAERLVVEVGEAGLDVDLPTVVARLAGLRSLGVRTALDDFHAGRASLRRLRELPIDLVKVDPRAVGGGEGEQPLVDVVANLARRLGLEVVVEELESTGQVDRAYQAGCRYGQGFALSRPATAERVEALLEEHPSPGAFA; from the coding sequence CGCGCCCCGACCGGCCGGTGTCCGACTGCGGGCGGCGACCGAGGCGGTCGGCCTCGGGCTCGGCCTCGCCTTCGCCAGCTGGATGCTGCTGCCCGCCGGTGCCGCGCCGGTGCCCGTCCGGGCGGCCCTGGTGGTCGCCGCCGTCGGCATCTCGGCGGTCCTGGTCACCGCCCCGACCGATGGCCCGTCCCCGGTCGGGGCGGTCGTCTGGCGGGCGGGTGCCGTGACGGGCCAACTCGGCCTGGCCGGGCTGGTGCTGCTCCACGCCTACCGGGCCCCGCAGGAGGCGACGCTGCCGGTGGCTCTCCTGACCGCGGCGGGGGCGCTGCTGACCGCGTCCGGTGCCCGCCGGCTGGCCCGCGCGGCCCCGCCACAGCGCACCGCCCCGGGAGGGCTCTGGCCCCGGATCACCGCCCCGGCCGTGATCGCGGCCCTGGCCGCCGGCTACCACCTCGTCCGGGTCGGGGAGTTCGACCGCACCGAGGTCGTGCTCGGCCTGGCGGTGATCCCGCCGATGGTCGTCCGCGAGCTGCTGACCGTCGCGGACACCCGTCGCCTCGGTGGGCGGGAGGCCCGCGGTGCCGACGAGGGACTCCAGCGGGAGGCCCGCGACGCCGACGAGGGACGCCAGCGGGAGGCCCGCGACGCCGACGAGCGACGCCGTCCGGAGCCGGTGCCGGATCTCGCCGGCACCGATCACCTCACCGGACTGGCCGACCGGCGGGAGCTGCGTCGGGCGCTGACCGGTCGGCGGGCCGGGACGGGGGAACCCGCCACGCTGCTCGTGCTGGACCTGCACGGCCTCTGCGCCGTCGACGACGGCAGCGGGCCGACCGCGGGCGACCGGGTGCGCGTCGAGGCGGCCCGACGGCTGCGCGCCACCGCCGGTCCGGACGACCTGGTCGCCCGCCTGGCCGGGGACCAGTTCGCGGTGGTCGTCGGGAGCGGGTCGGTGCCCGCGTACGGGCTCGCCCTCCGCCTGCTCGACGCGCTCACCGCGCCGTACCGGCTGCCCGGCGCGTACGTGCGCCTGGAGGTGAGCATCGGGCTGGCCGACACCGCCGCCGGCAGTGCCGACGACGTGCTGCGGCAGGCGGACCTGGCCCGGCGGCGGGCCAGCCAGCTCGGCCGGGACCGGATCGAGTGGTACGACGTCTTCCTCGAGGAGCAGTTGGTCCGCCGGCTGGACCTGGAGCGGGAACTGGCCGGTGCGGTGGCCCGGGGTGAGCTGGACCTGGTCTACCAGCCGGTGCACGGGCTGGCCGACCGGGTGCCGGTGGGCACCGAGGCGCTGCTGCGCTGGCGCAGCCCCCTGCTCGGCACCGTGCTTCCCGCCGAGCTGATCCCGGTCGCGGTCGACCTCGGCCTGCTCGGCGAGGTGGGGCAGTGGGTGCTGGACCGGGCCTGCCGGCAGCTCGCCGCCTGGTCGGCGGTGCACCCGTCGCTCTGGATGGCGGTCAACGTGACCCCGGAGGAGCTGACCGCCGCGGACGTCGTCACCCGGGTGGCGGACACCCTCGCCCGGTACGGGGTGCCGGCCGAACGGCTGGTGGTCGAGGTCGGCGAGGCCGGGCTCGACGTCGACCTGCCGACCGTGGTGGCCCGGCTGGCCGGGCTGCGTTCCCTCGGCGTCCGGACCGCGCTGGACGACTTCCACGCCGGCCGTGCCTCGCTGCGGCGGCTGCGGGAGCTGCCGATCGACCTGGTCAAGGTCGATCCGCGGGCGGTCGGTGGCGGCGAGGGGGAGCAGCCCCTGGTCGACGTGGTGGCGAACCTGGCCCGGCGGCTCGGGCTGGAGGTCGTGGTGGAGGAACTGGAGTCGACAGGTCAGGTCGACCGGGCGTACCAGGCCGGCTGCCGGTACGGGCAGGGCTTCGCGCTCTCCCGCCCGGCGACCGCTGAGCGGGTGGAGGCGCTCCTGGAGGAGCACCCGTCACCCGGCGCGTTCGCCTGA
- a CDS encoding flagellar protein FlhE has translation MTTVRRFGIVIVAVIAVLLPTSAAQASDAAYVVNPTGPVLYQTNWWYSSTTVNAPSSAPAASSIDTIYWSYSISNQSNVIAQLCNPNGPGQLLCLDLPNGWATGNTTAWQGLSAQRGWLFRLAVLDPVTKILSPYRYAGQHQVIVNYSYATPSPAHTQTSPLRLVSR, from the coding sequence GTGACCACCGTCCGAAGATTCGGCATCGTGATCGTCGCCGTGATCGCCGTGCTGCTACCCACCTCCGCCGCCCAAGCCTCCGACGCCGCCTACGTCGTCAACCCGACCGGCCCCGTCCTGTACCAGACCAACTGGTGGTACTCCAGCACCACCGTCAACGCGCCGTCCAGCGCCCCGGCGGCCTCATCGATCGACACGATCTACTGGTCGTACTCCATCTCCAACCAGTCGAACGTGATCGCCCAGCTCTGCAACCCGAACGGCCCGGGGCAGTTGCTCTGCCTCGACCTGCCCAACGGCTGGGCCACCGGCAACACCACGGCCTGGCAGGGCCTCTCCGCACAGCGCGGCTGGCTGTTCCGGCTCGCCGTCCTGGACCCGGTGACGAAGATCCTCAGCCCGTACCGGTACGCCGGGCAGCACCAGGTGATCGTGAACTACAGCTACGCCACGCCGTCCCCGGCCCACACCCAGACCTCACCCCTCCGGCTCGTCTCCCGCTGA